From a region of the Actinopolymorpha singaporensis genome:
- a CDS encoding RRQRL motif-containing zinc-binding protein, whose translation MTTYSGPRNGRRREARRRPGARRRRRLDTCFYDPTGVNHGGTPTYPWQMAPEGLATRRQLLALELRPGGQPIAAQIRWVRRGKPAVAYLYRIEQAKPKRIPSLAQLHAIEKALAARRVYPDCGHDAGYTIPTSLGCCVDCHQAHEATTGRRAVA comes from the coding sequence ATGACCACCTACAGCGGTCCCCGTAACGGCAGGCGCCGGGAGGCTCGTCGACGTCCTGGTGCTCGTCGACGTCGACGACTCGACACCTGCTTCTACGACCCGACCGGTGTCAACCACGGCGGCACACCCACCTACCCGTGGCAGATGGCACCCGAAGGGCTCGCCACCAGGCGGCAGCTGCTCGCCCTCGAGCTCCGCCCCGGCGGGCAACCCATCGCGGCACAGATCCGGTGGGTGCGGCGAGGCAAGCCGGCTGTCGCCTACCTCTACCGGATCGAGCAGGCGAAGCCGAAGCGGATCCCTTCACTGGCGCAGCTGCACGCAATCGAGAAAGCCCTCGCCGCACGACGGGTCTACCCAGACTGCGGACACGACGCCGGGTACACGATCCCGACGTCGTTGGGCTGCTGCGTCGACTGCCACCAGGCCCACGAGGCCACGACGGGCAGGAGGGCAGTGGCATGA
- a CDS encoding replication initiator encodes MTDSTTTTTPDTTTVPGAVAAAENTAERGVPRLADYDEWLADRAELVNGQDRFATHSAMRRATREDYGRWLSHVHSAAGCTNPVRLAGKFRTATVNTTTGEVTRDGPERSTADMPDGVIYKACGNRRASVCPSCSEIYRADAYQLVLAGMRGGKGVPETVSGHPAVFATVTAPGFGIVHTTRTNNKGQPAPCRARRTPDICPHGIDLRCMSRHGDGDERLGRPLCGDCYDYDHHAVWNGLVGELWRRTTMKANRELGKWARRHGYAEQVVNPTTGKVTSKVPVRISFGKVAEFQRRGLVHFHILARFDGIHPFDPDQVVAPPAWATVFLLKWILEHAVADTAWRTPPLVVHGRRGRLLVDRPEGWLLAWGEQVDVRPVRLRGEDQLSGERVVDELNQADQTDKHGRRRLLSGPAVAGYLAKYATKATEATGHTSRKITEESIDFYANDTHPGRIIEACWRLSQKGRQPADEWRDSWYYALRRWAHMLGYGGHFFSKSRRYSTTFKRLRQARIDYRRAHHETTEHLEENEVLEVIGELVYAGTGWHTTGDAMLANTAAAMARERRQTGRLELATLR; translated from the coding sequence GTGACCGACTCGACGACGACCACCACCCCTGACACCACCACGGTGCCGGGGGCGGTGGCCGCTGCCGAGAACACCGCCGAACGAGGTGTACCGCGGCTGGCCGACTACGACGAATGGCTCGCCGACCGGGCCGAGCTCGTCAACGGCCAGGACCGCTTCGCCACGCATTCGGCGATGCGCCGGGCCACCCGCGAGGACTACGGACGCTGGTTGTCCCACGTCCACTCCGCCGCCGGCTGCACCAACCCCGTCCGCCTGGCCGGGAAGTTCCGCACCGCCACCGTCAACACCACCACCGGCGAGGTCACCCGCGACGGCCCGGAACGGTCGACGGCCGACATGCCGGACGGGGTGATCTACAAAGCCTGCGGAAACCGGCGGGCATCGGTGTGCCCGTCGTGTTCGGAGATTTACCGGGCCGACGCCTACCAACTCGTCCTCGCCGGGATGCGCGGCGGCAAAGGCGTCCCCGAGACCGTGTCCGGGCATCCAGCGGTGTTCGCCACCGTCACCGCACCCGGCTTCGGCATCGTGCACACCACCCGCACCAACAACAAGGGCCAGCCCGCACCCTGCCGGGCCCGCAGAACCCCCGACATCTGCCCGCACGGGATCGACCTGCGTTGCATGAGCAGACATGGCGACGGTGACGAACGGCTCGGCCGGCCCCTGTGCGGCGACTGCTACGACTACGACCACCACGCCGTGTGGAACGGGCTGGTCGGCGAACTGTGGCGCCGCACCACCATGAAAGCCAACCGCGAACTCGGCAAGTGGGCCCGCCGCCACGGCTACGCCGAACAGGTGGTCAACCCGACCACCGGCAAGGTCACCTCGAAGGTGCCGGTGCGGATCTCGTTCGGGAAGGTCGCGGAGTTCCAGCGCCGCGGCCTGGTCCACTTCCACATCCTCGCCCGCTTCGACGGCATCCACCCCTTCGACCCTGACCAGGTGGTGGCGCCGCCGGCGTGGGCGACTGTGTTCCTCCTGAAGTGGATCCTCGAACATGCCGTCGCCGACACCGCCTGGCGAACTCCGCCCCTGGTCGTCCACGGCCGGCGCGGACGCCTTCTTGTCGACCGGCCCGAGGGGTGGCTGCTTGCGTGGGGTGAGCAGGTCGACGTCCGACCTGTCCGGCTGCGCGGGGAGGACCAGCTCAGCGGTGAACGGGTCGTCGACGAGCTCAACCAGGCCGACCAGACGGATAAGCATGGGCGCCGGCGGCTGCTGTCGGGCCCGGCCGTCGCCGGTTACCTGGCCAAGTACGCGACGAAGGCGACCGAGGCGACCGGGCACACCTCACGCAAGATCACCGAAGAGTCGATCGACTTCTACGCCAACGACACCCACCCCGGCCGGATCATCGAGGCCTGTTGGCGGCTCAGCCAGAAGGGCCGGCAGCCCGCGGACGAGTGGCGCGACAGCTGGTACTACGCGCTACGGCGGTGGGCTCACATGCTCGGCTACGGCGGGCACTTCTTCTCCAAGTCCCGCCGTTACTCCACCACCTTCAAACGACTCCGGCAGGCCCGCATCGACTACCGGCGCGCCCACCACGAGACGACCGAGCACCTCGAGGAGAACGAGGTCCTTGAGGTCATCGGCGAACTCGTCTACGCCGGCACCGGCTGGCACACCACCGGTGACGCCATGCTCGCCAACACCGCGGCCGCCATGGCCCGCGAACGCCGCCAGACCGGTCGGCTGGAATTAGCAACCCTTCGTTGA
- a CDS encoding helix-turn-helix transcriptional regulator, whose product MNGVRPERLWSVHDVSEFLGIPVATLYRWRCNGSGPKSVRIGKHLRYDPAEVYAWVREQQAA is encoded by the coding sequence ATGAACGGTGTGAGGCCTGAGCGGCTGTGGTCGGTGCATGACGTGTCGGAGTTCCTCGGTATCCCGGTCGCGACGTTGTACCGGTGGCGCTGTAATGGCAGTGGTCCGAAGAGCGTCCGGATAGGCAAGCATCTGCGCTACGACCCAGCCGAGGTGTATGCGTGGGTCCGAGAACAGCAGGCGGCGTAG
- a CDS encoding site-specific integrase encodes MARPPLPVGTAGETRIYATSAGFRAMCKVRDYDGVVRIVERRGRSKEQARNRLREAVRDRVRADAGSEIRPDTRLSDLAELWFAEVSDMDRSPTTLELYRQQLDKRIIPALGNLRIREATVSRVDRFVKSVRLNPGPSTAKTVRTILSGMFGLAARHEALTHNPARDIARIETRPKASRALTLAEAQDLRAKVAASAQARRWDLVDFIDMMLATGLRIGETAAIVWDAVDLEVGTVEVRGTVVRLKGQGVVIKPKPKSRNGWRTLVLPSWAVEMLRRRQDGGVAPDEPVFPAPLGGVRDPSNTHGDLRRTFDEAGYMWVTSHVFRKTVATLMDHAGLSARAAADQLGHAKVSMTQDVYMGRKVASTGAAAVLERLVNPAEEAKSVG; translated from the coding sequence ATGGCCAGGCCACCACTGCCGGTCGGTACCGCGGGCGAGACGAGGATCTACGCCACGTCCGCTGGGTTCCGCGCCATGTGCAAGGTCCGCGACTACGACGGCGTGGTGCGAATCGTTGAGCGCCGTGGGCGGTCGAAGGAGCAGGCGCGGAATCGGCTTCGTGAGGCGGTCCGGGATCGGGTGCGGGCGGATGCCGGCTCCGAGATCCGTCCGGACACACGGCTCAGTGACCTCGCGGAGCTGTGGTTCGCCGAGGTGTCCGACATGGACCGCTCGCCAACGACGCTGGAGCTGTACCGGCAGCAGTTGGACAAGCGGATCATCCCCGCGCTCGGAAATTTGCGGATCCGGGAGGCGACCGTCTCTCGGGTGGATCGGTTCGTGAAGTCGGTTCGGCTCAACCCAGGGCCGAGCACGGCGAAGACGGTTCGAACGATCCTCAGCGGCATGTTCGGGCTGGCCGCGCGGCACGAGGCACTGACACACAATCCGGCCCGCGACATCGCTCGCATCGAGACACGACCGAAGGCGAGCCGGGCGCTGACGTTGGCGGAGGCGCAGGATCTGCGTGCCAAGGTGGCCGCGAGTGCGCAGGCTCGCCGGTGGGATCTGGTCGACTTCATAGACATGATGCTGGCGACCGGTCTGCGGATCGGTGAGACGGCGGCCATCGTCTGGGATGCGGTCGACCTGGAGGTGGGCACGGTCGAGGTTCGGGGAACGGTGGTGAGGCTGAAGGGCCAGGGTGTGGTTATCAAGCCGAAGCCGAAGAGCCGCAACGGCTGGCGGACTCTGGTTCTTCCGTCGTGGGCCGTGGAGATGCTGCGCCGGCGACAGGACGGGGGAGTGGCGCCTGACGAGCCGGTCTTCCCCGCTCCGTTGGGCGGTGTTCGCGACCCGTCGAACACCCACGGTGATCTTCGCCGGACCTTCGACGAGGCCGGCTACATGTGGGTTACGTCACATGTCTTCCGTAAGACGGTCGCGACGTTGATGGATCACGCCGGACTGTCGGCGAGGGCCGCCGCGGACCAGCTGGGGCACGCCAAGGTGTCCATGACCCAGGACGTCTACATGGGCCGGAAGGTCGCGAGCACGGGGGCGGCTGCGGTGCTGGAACGCCTGGTCAACCCGGCCGAGGAGGCCAAAAGTGTGGGTTAA